A DNA window from Mytilus edulis chromosome 14, xbMytEdul2.2, whole genome shotgun sequence contains the following coding sequences:
- the LOC139504188 gene encoding C-type lectin domain family 6 member A-like produces the protein MLSIFAVALSLFVLYGDVLIARSHAEGNSEECKYPFRTIGDSCYFISKEKATADKAFALCLRRGAYLANFETLEETMLMKYELQLMKTGLHFHVGGRNINRYVPDGDWRWIQKGKMNKMTYKAFGARQPERSNSAPQDCMMFYAGERYTFHDVYCDHPSLRSGYICEK, from the exons ATGTTAAGTATTTTTGCTGTTGCGCTTAGTTTATTTGTCCTGTACGGTGACGTCTTGATTGCGAGGAGCCATGCAGAAGGCAATTCTG AAGAATGCAAGTACCCATTTCGCACAATAGGGGATAGTTGTTACTTCATAAGCAAAGAGAAAGCGACTGCAGATAAAGCATTT GCACTGTGTTTACGGCGTGGTGCATACCTTGCCAATTTTGAGACTCTGGAAGAAACCATGTTGATGAAATATGAACTTCAACTAATGAAAACAG GTTTACACTTCCATGTCGGAGGGCGCAATATAAACAGATACGTCCCTGACGGAGACTGGAGATGGATACAGAAGGGTAAAATGAATAAGATGACATACAAAGCTTTCGGTGCTAGACAACCTGAAAGATCAAATTCTGCCCCACAAGACTGCATGATGTTTTATGCAGGAGAAAGATATACCTTCCACGATGTATACTGTGACCATCCGTCATTGAGAAGTGGATATATTTGCGagaaatga